One window from the genome of Gadus macrocephalus chromosome 7, ASM3116895v1 encodes:
- the LOC132460741 gene encoding protein FAM184A-like has translation MLADFNKAQEALKDKITALQILLEGTEDKFRNRESRPEDLAAIAELRAMVTERETLVKKLVDDKKFYQLELVNRETGFSKVFNSSANVGVINPLVKPS, from the exons ATGCTGGCTGACTTCAACAAGGCCCAGGAGGCCCTGAAGGACAAGATCACCGCCCTCCAGATACT GCTCGAAGGCACGGAGGACAAGTTCCGGAACCGCGAGAGCCGCCCGGAGGACCTGGCCGCGATCGCCGAGCTTCGCGCCATGGTTACGGAGCGAGAGACGCTGGTCAAGAAGTTAGTG GATGACAAGAAGTTCTACCAGCTGGAGTTGgtcaacagagagacaggcttCAGCAAAGTGTTTAACTCCAGTGCCAACGTTGGCGTGATCAACCCACTGGTCAAG CCTTCCTGA
- the LOC132460746 gene encoding cardiac phospholamban-like yields MERVQHMTKTAIRRASHIEMNPQTKRNLQELFVNFTLILICLLLIYIIVLLSS; encoded by the coding sequence ATGGAGCGCGTGCAGCACATGACCAAGACGGCCATTCGCCGGGCGTCGCACATCGAGATGAACCCTCAGACCAAGAGGAACCTGCAGGAGCTCTTCGTCAACTTCACCCTCATCCTCATCTGCCTCCTGCTCATCTACATCATCGTGCTGCTGAGTAGCTGA